From Nocardioides daedukensis, the proteins below share one genomic window:
- a CDS encoding sulfurtransferase TusA family protein, translating to MSTEESWFELDCREMRCPAPIIELARHLGDVGVGELIGVAATDVAARVDVPAWCRMREQEYAGEASAPDGVPVFLVRRLS from the coding sequence GTGAGCACCGAGGAGTCCTGGTTCGAGCTCGACTGCAGGGAGATGCGCTGCCCCGCGCCGATCATCGAGCTCGCCAGGCACCTGGGCGACGTCGGGGTCGGTGAGCTGATCGGCGTCGCCGCGACCGACGTCGCCGCGCGGGTCGACGTACCTGCCTGGTGCCGCATGCGCGAGCAGGAGTACGCCGGGGAGGCGAGTGCCCCGGACGGAGTTCCGGTCTTCCTGGTGCGTCGCCTCAGCTGA
- a CDS encoding cysteine desulfurase family protein encodes MKPRYFDAASSEPLHPAARETLLAALEHGYADPRRLHDPARNARLMLENAREVFASCLGVRADEVTFTPSGTHAVHLGVLGLLAGRARTSNVLARSAVEHSSVVHAGNWHAARGGEVVELPVDITGRVTVDLPDRELAAIALQAANHEVGTLQPVAEMAAPGDVPLFMDACAAAGRIDLPQGWSAAAVSAHKWGGPAGVGALLLRKGARWRNPFPGDDRVDERGTGFENVPAALAAAAALQAVSAERDELAARQHGLIEEIRNEVARTVPDVEVVGDAERRLPHLVTFSCLYVDGEALVSELNRRGFAIASGSACTASTLEPSHVLAAMGVLTHGNVRLSLTHDASAEDVRAFLAELPDVVRRLREEAGL; translated from the coding sequence GTGAAACCTCGCTATTTCGATGCCGCCTCCTCGGAGCCGTTGCACCCCGCTGCCCGGGAGACGCTGTTGGCCGCGCTCGAGCACGGGTACGCCGACCCCCGCCGCCTCCACGACCCGGCCCGCAACGCGCGGCTGATGCTGGAGAACGCACGAGAGGTCTTCGCCTCCTGCCTGGGCGTCCGTGCCGACGAGGTGACCTTCACCCCCAGCGGGACCCACGCCGTGCACCTCGGCGTGCTCGGCCTCCTGGCGGGTCGTGCGCGCACGTCGAACGTCCTGGCCCGCTCGGCTGTCGAGCACTCCTCGGTCGTCCATGCCGGCAACTGGCACGCGGCACGCGGCGGCGAGGTGGTCGAGCTCCCCGTCGACATCACCGGACGGGTCACGGTCGACCTCCCGGACCGCGAGCTGGCCGCGATCGCACTCCAGGCCGCCAACCACGAGGTGGGCACGCTCCAGCCGGTCGCCGAGATGGCCGCACCGGGCGACGTACCGCTGTTCATGGATGCCTGTGCCGCGGCGGGCCGCATCGACCTTCCCCAGGGATGGTCCGCTGCCGCGGTCTCGGCACACAAGTGGGGCGGCCCGGCCGGGGTCGGGGCACTGCTGCTGCGCAAGGGCGCTCGCTGGCGCAACCCCTTCCCGGGCGATGACCGGGTGGACGAGCGCGGCACCGGCTTCGAGAACGTGCCGGCGGCGCTGGCCGCCGCAGCCGCCCTCCAGGCAGTGAGTGCCGAGCGCGACGAGCTGGCCGCGCGCCAGCATGGCCTGATCGAGGAGATCCGCAACGAGGTCGCCCGGACCGTGCCCGACGTCGAGGTGGTGGGCGACGCCGAGCGGCGACTCCCCCACCTGGTCACGTTCTCGTGCCTGTACGTCGACGGTGAGGCGCTGGTCTCGGAGCTCAACCGCCGGGGCTTCGCGATCGCCTCCGGCTCGGCGTGCACCGCCTCCACCCTGGAGCCCAGCCACGTCCTGGCTGCCATGGGCGTGCTCACGCACGGCAACGTGCGCCTCTCACTCACCCACGATGCGAGTGCCGAGGACGTGCGGGCGTTCCTGGCCGAGCTGCCCGACGTCGTACGTCGTCTGCGCGAGGAGGCCGGACTGTGA
- the coxB gene encoding cytochrome c oxidase subunit II, producing MGLQLPKSAQRVALGTTLGASLLLLGSCSAEDKAQAERWAMPATSPATEQAVYIADLWKWSWVALLITGVIVWGLIFYVAWRYRRRNEDEIPVQTRYNLPLEVFYTIAPIMMVLVFFFHTVETQNKILEHDPNPDHTVEVVGQQWSWTFNYPDEDAATASNVFTGGTASKIPTLVLEVDKTTEFKLTSPDVIHSFWIPAFLMKMDVIPGQVGDERNSFQVTPTKTGTFKGKCAELCGTYHSRMLFDVKVVTADEFAAYIKQLEADGFTSEEPLLGGAHAYTQARSGAAPHGGEE from the coding sequence GTGGGTCTGCAACTCCCCAAGAGCGCCCAGCGGGTCGCGTTGGGCACGACGCTGGGTGCCAGCCTTCTGCTGCTGGGTTCCTGTTCCGCCGAGGACAAGGCCCAGGCCGAGCGTTGGGCCATGCCAGCCACCTCGCCCGCCACTGAGCAGGCCGTCTACATCGCGGACCTGTGGAAGTGGTCCTGGGTCGCGCTCCTGATCACCGGGGTCATCGTGTGGGGGCTGATCTTCTACGTCGCGTGGCGCTACCGCCGCCGCAACGAGGACGAGATCCCCGTGCAGACCCGTTACAACCTGCCCCTCGAGGTCTTCTACACGATCGCGCCGATCATGATGGTGCTCGTGTTCTTCTTCCACACCGTGGAAACGCAGAACAAGATCCTCGAGCACGACCCCAACCCCGACCACACCGTCGAGGTCGTCGGTCAGCAGTGGTCGTGGACGTTCAACTACCCCGACGAGGACGCGGCGACAGCCAGCAACGTCTTCACCGGCGGCACCGCGTCCAAGATCCCGACGCTGGTCCTCGAGGTCGACAAGACCACCGAGTTCAAGCTCACCTCGCCCGACGTCATCCACTCCTTCTGGATTCCCGCGTTCCTGATGAAGATGGATGTCATCCCCGGCCAGGTCGGCGACGAGCGCAACTCCTTCCAGGTGACGCCCACCAAGACCGGCACGTTCAAGGGCAAGTGCGCCGAGCTCTGCGGCACCTACCACTCGCGCATGCTGTTCGACGTCAAGGTGGTCACCGCGGACGAGTTCGCCGCCTACATCAAGCAACTCGAGGCTGACGGCTTCACCTCGGAGGAGCCGCTCCTCGGTGGCGCACACGCATACACCCAGGCCCGTTCGGGCGCAGCACCCCACGGAGGCGAAGAGTGA